In Helianthus annuus cultivar XRQ/B chromosome 3, HanXRQr2.0-SUNRISE, whole genome shotgun sequence, a single window of DNA contains:
- the LOC110928900 gene encoding uncharacterized protein LOC110928900 encodes MDVAVIDWKDSKFEKDILYEDFNAPQWIDFSNDDPVVVDDEAWFCRPECNHPKTVEDFFSPRSSKLQRSASVSEILGDRNRRDVALKKRGYPPKKDSKCSAQVHDSENQDPNFTTPPTHKSKSLKEMIKSSSEKNPVSSPTEGTARPRLLKSTLSAHNLFAGRDILNQVTEFCNELKRLATRTKEDKQEVGTLMESKSERKPLLEVKKDKFEEIQKQGNVKEKLTGKQTNAELENSPISLNMKNIRGKDEARVLQQIRTNPPSPQCFSANRGTTTKTTPSKAFRPRPQERGMLQEIESKEVKKEVKVKASNTTIQNEAKGLDVFWFFKPCTLSS; translated from the exons ATGGATGTTGCTGTGATCGACTGGAAAGACTCAAAGTTCGAAAAAGACATACTGTACGAAGACTTTAACGCTCCTCAATGGATTGATTTCTCCAACGACGACCCTGTTGTTGTTGACGATGAAGCCTGGTTCTGTAGACCTG AGTGTAATCATCCCAAAACGGTGGAAGATTTCTTTAGTCCTAGATCCTCCAAG CTTCAAAGATCTGCAAGTGTTTCTGAGATCTTGGGTGATCGAAACAGAAG AGATGTAGCTCTGAAGAAAAGAGGTTACCCACCAAAGAAAGATTCAAAATGTTCAGCACAGGTTCATGACAGTGAGAATCAGGACCCAAATTTCACCACCCCTCCAACTCACAAATCCAAATCATTAAAAGAAATGATCAAATCAAGCTCAGAAAAGAACCCTGTATCATCACCAACTGAAGGAACCGCGAGGCCGAGGCTGTTGAAAAGCACATTGTCAGCACACAATCTGTTTGCAGGAAGAGATATATTAAACCAGGTAACTGAGTTTTGTAACGAATTAAAACGACTGGCAACTCGGACAAAGGAGGACAAACAGGAAGTGGGAACCTTGATGGAGAGTAAGAGTGAGAGGAAGCCATTGTTGGAGGTAAAGAAAGACAAGTTTGAAGAAATTCAGAAGCAAGGAAATGTTAAGGAGAAGCTTACAGGGAAACA AACGAACGCAGAGTTAGAAAACAGCCCGATTTCATTAAATATGAAAAACATAAGGGGCAAAGATGAAGCAAGAGTGTTACAGCAGATTCGGACGAATCCTCCATCGCCTCAATGCTTTTCAGCTAATCGTGGAACTACTACAAAAACAACTCCGTCCAAGGCTTTTCGTCCTAGACCTCAG GAGAGAGGGATGCTTCAAGAGATAGAAAGCAAAGAAGTGAAAaaggaagtcaaagtcaaagccaGTAATACTACAATACAGAATGAAGCAAAAGGGTTGGATGTCTTCTGGTTTTTCAAGCCCTGCACCCTTTCTAGCTAA